In Trichocoleus desertorum ATA4-8-CV12, a single genomic region encodes these proteins:
- a CDS encoding endonuclease domain-containing protein translates to MERFPTVLIPPAIAAAASLLQVQQVLQQTSPPMGVHMKAPKGHSETQFEHDLWRYFPGKIHTGLLVSNPKLQQPYVPDFAYIDQSLNLHIDIEIDEPYAYDSRKPIHYLDSAKDQQRNQYFLDQGWLIIRFSEEQVVRSPASCCKAVASAIATLLGDSAMLHPFRQVPTLKPQKRWTESEAQVMAEQAYREKYLAAQTPAQPATTSQQRQKQTSRSSPRLMTANFTFYCPECGDGPIRWQGHYVSCPTCHYDDFVL, encoded by the coding sequence ATGGAGCGATTTCCCACTGTTTTAATTCCCCCCGCGATCGCCGCTGCTGCATCCCTGTTGCAAGTTCAGCAAGTCTTGCAACAAACTTCGCCGCCAATGGGGGTGCATATGAAAGCTCCCAAAGGCCACTCTGAAACTCAATTTGAGCATGATCTGTGGCGCTATTTTCCCGGCAAAATCCACACGGGACTGCTGGTGAGCAACCCCAAGCTGCAACAGCCTTATGTCCCCGATTTCGCTTACATTGATCAGTCACTCAATTTGCATATTGATATCGAGATTGACGAGCCTTACGCTTACGACAGCCGCAAACCGATCCACTATCTCGATTCTGCTAAAGACCAGCAGCGGAATCAATATTTCCTAGACCAAGGCTGGCTGATTATCCGTTTCAGCGAAGAACAAGTGGTGCGATCGCCTGCCAGTTGTTGCAAAGCTGTGGCTAGCGCGATCGCCACCTTACTGGGAGATAGCGCCATGTTGCATCCCTTTCGGCAAGTCCCCACCCTGAAACCCCAAAAACGTTGGACTGAATCAGAAGCACAAGTCATGGCTGAGCAAGCTTACCGAGAGAAATATTTAGCCGCTCAGACCCCCGCTCAACCTGCTACGACATCCCAGCAACGCCAAAAACAAACCTCTCGCTCCAGCCCCCGCTTAATGACTGCTAATTTCACGTTTTACTGCCCAGAGTGCGGCGACGGCCCCATTCGCTGGCAGGGACACTATGTCAGTTGCCCTACCTGCCATTACGATGACTTTG